The Diprion similis isolate iyDipSimi1 chromosome 11, iyDipSimi1.1, whole genome shotgun sequence genome includes a region encoding these proteins:
- the LOC124412601 gene encoding uncharacterized protein LOC124412601 translates to MEVVIDCYFDQIFSEMERSSLLSRYKRRALVNYFTAIIQGCAKGEELENTEVCERAVLAALRYHNLTLVENGSICLLGKFHNVLYIAMKLCFDWELRNNEIVSRLLNDIFYCEKTFERIFVGAIFGTRVTHFLSGWKSDFEDREENIRALIYFMDHANSGRLLYSSPASTGKCRFVDVPMESYGQALPIRVVIQLGSPDILLLLLRYGASSCADGLSPSPLEMILNKFSELDVEPGQYPAQLVACLRVLLRTVPLVRVNTPSHIADRSGVETVPLYDQYPKFVESNLVPPERSGVSPPELKHLCRCRVRQSLFDNWALPHGIKELRIPQSLREYLDLLAD, encoded by the exons atggaggTGGTTATCGACTGTTACTTTGATCAAATATTCTCCGAAATGGAACGCAGCAGCCTTTTATCCCGGTACAAAAGACGTGCCTTAGTCAATTACTTCACTGCAATTATCCAAGGCTGTGCCAAAG GTGAGGAGCTGGAGAACACGGAAGTGTGCGAGAGGGCGGTCCTGGCGGCGTTGCGTTACCACAACCTGACGCTGGTGGAGAACGGGTCGATCTGTCTTCTGGGGAAGTTCCACAACGTGTTGTACATAGCGATGAAGCTCTGCTTCGACTGGGAGCTACGCAATAACGAGATAGTCTCACGGCTGCTCAACGACATATTCTACTGCGAGAAGACCTTCGAGAGGATATTCGTCGGAGCGATATTCGGTACCAGGGTGACGCATTTCCTGTCGGGGTGGAAGAGCGACTTCGAGGACCGCGAGGAGAACATCAGAGCCTTGATCTACTTCATGGATCACGCCAACTCCGGCCGGCTCCTTTACTCGAGTCCCGCTTCGACCGGCAAGTGTCGCTTCGTCGACGTCCCAATGGAGTCCTACGGGCAAGCCCTTCCCATCCGGGTTGTCATCCAGCTCGGAAGCCCGGATATCCTGCTGCTCCTCCTGAGGTACGGAGCGTCCAGTTGCGCCGACGGATTATCTCCGTCCCCGCTCGAAATGATCCTCAACAAATTCTCGGAGCTGGACGTGGAGCCCGGTCAATATCCGGCTCAGCTGGTCGCCTGTCTGAGGGTGCTTCTGCGGACGGTACCTCTGGTCAGGGTCAATACCCCGAGTCACATCGCCGATCGGAGCGGGGTGGAGACGGTTCCGCTCTACGATCAATACCCGAAATTCGTCGAGAGCAATCTGGTGCCCCCCGAACGAAGCGGCGTGTCTCCACCCGAGTTGAAACACCTTTGCAGATGTCGAGTGCGACAGTCGCTCTTCGACAACTGGGCCCTCCCCCACGGGATTAAGGAACTTAGAATACCCCAATCCCTCCGGGAGTACCTGGACCTCCTCGCCGACTGA